DNA sequence from the Thunnus albacares chromosome 22, fThuAlb1.1, whole genome shotgun sequence genome:
TGATAATAGTGTCTAAAGTCGTATTGTGAGTGTTTTATGGTGGTAAAGTATGACTGAGCCAAGAGGGGGATGATATCTAGAGGAGATGCTGAAAGACATGGTTGAGCTTTGTGATGGAAATTTTATTTCTCatgtattttacattatgtatttaatatatattaatgtattaacatttgtatgtatgtatgtacatatgtaatGAAGATGCATTTGTGAGACCACATTGCAGAAGTGAACTGTTTGTGTTGACCTTTTGCTTCACAGTATGAGTTTCACATGATTGGCTTTTAGAGGTTAGAAAACAGTCAGTCTTTAGAGAAACCCCTGCATAAAGTAGGCAGATGGAATCTGGGCATCTCAGATTTCCTGTCCAGATGTATCCTGACAGCACTCATGATCATGTGGTTGCTATGATTCTGAGAATAGGTTCATGTATGTCTATGCCACAATGGAAGATGCATCTAAGGAGGCTGGTATGTTACATGCTGGATGTTGTGACATACAAAGGATAAGAGTGACTTAAGAAAGAGAGGTCAAATAGTGCCTTGAGTTAACGTGCTATCCTAATGGGCAGGCTACAGTTGATGTATTGTCTAAAATACTATAAACGAAAGTGTCTGACTTTGTTTTTGGTCCATTCCTTTTGCGCACAACTAAGAATTAAACTTCTGAAAGAAAAGTCTCTGGGATGAAGTCCATTTTATTACAGAAATACCACAACAGCCTTCTCAGTGAAACATCAGTAAAGGAAGATGTCGGCATCCCAATCACATATGTTACCTGGTGAACCAATATAACTCCCTGACTGCAGATTTATGATACcatagtctgttttttttacagtgctcATTTGTATTGTGACATAACACTGTGTTAAACTGTCTGCTAGGCCTTCATATGAATCCTCACTTTAAATTACAGCATGGAGGATACCATagacaaataattaaaatgaactcCTTTAAGAGATTAATTAACATTATTGCCATCTCTACAATATTATGAGTATTGCTTGAAAGTTTTGTGTTTGCAAAAGTGTGAGAGGTAAGAGACGGTAAATTTACAGGTGACATTTATATCAATGTTAGATTTAAAGCAATAATTGagttttttggccacttgggggcagcagaacaagctgtgaACAACATTAATGCCACCTTATGAAGTTGTtatggtgaatgtgttagcaTTCATCTATGTTACACTTAAAACAGACATGAAGCAATATTAGCCTTTATTTGAATTTGTGTCtggccacctggtgaatgtaagtccaatattcactcaccTTTcggctctgttttggtttcagcCAACTCCTTTGGAAAAATATGAGGTACTTCGGCTGTTAAATGCTTCACTTTTAACCAGTTAGCTTCTAACTTTGTCTGCAGTTTGATGTTGGGCAGTGGGTTTATCAGGGCTTTTTcgataaaaacagctgcctgctgcgactggaaacaaggttgatgagagagGTGATAGTGatccaaaacagtgaagttgtgggtcataaaaccaaaacaataagctgagAGATGCTAAAACGCTTCATGGAGCAGAGAGGTACTGCAGAGTCAGTttataattctctgtggatttgtcACTAAGAGAAACTCTTTCAcataacacacactcatttgatacattattataaaaatattgattggtaCAGCTTTAAAATCCCCAAATGCTTCATTAAGAAAGTCATAGAGATGTCACATTATATTATGAGTTTTCCTTATAAATGACTAATTAATTACTCCTAGAGGGGAAATGATTAACTCTGACAGATAATATCCCATAATTCTAATGGTCAATAAATGATTAAACACAACTTACAatcatatttttacacatttattttgataCTCAACTGATTAAACTTACAGTATACTTCGAGAGTAACATTCAATATgcttaaaacaaaatcatataAAAGAATCTGCATGTTGTAAAGCTTGCATATtccattacatttttttttaatttgcaataCCATTCACTTAATGAATAGAAGAGTGTTAAGACTTCTGAGTTTGTTAGGTTTATCTAAAAAGAATTTAGTAAACACTCTTTTTTGAATGTCATGCTCTTGCAAGCTGCagtaacattttttctttttaaagtaaGTGCAAAGTTTCATTCTGATTTTTGTgtgacaaacaggaagtggcaCTGCAGTCCTTgttttatgtacattttgtaGCTTGTCAGTCAACATTCAGTATTTTCAAAAAACAGAATGACAGACTGAAAAGCCTCTCAACTAGAGTAgatatatttacataaacattttgtttcttccatttttggATGAACAAATTATGTCCtcattcaaatgtatttatttgaccTTTGACTTCATCTGTTCCAGTGACAGACCAGTGTCAAGGTCCCAGTCAGAAGCAGTTCAATAATACTGAGGAGCCTTTTTAGTAATAGACTATaaagaaatgttaaattatGTCAGTGGACCAAcaattgttgttattttcaaaCATGTATAGTTTAATTTCCCTGACATCACCTAAACACAGGTTCTTTCCACTACATGGATTAAAAAGAGCTTCTGTTTACCTTGCCACTTATAGTACCTCTAAACTAAAAGGGTATCTACCAGTAAATGGGGTCTATCCATTCATATATGTTTGCCTAAGAAGGCATTAGCTATCCAGTCCTGAATATTTCACCTTCTTAAACAACaaaccatttctttttttactgtacGCCATATAATCTATAGCACCTACAGTAACATTTACCACTAAACAACTACACTCTAAGGACTGGGATCTCAGCATCAATGGTTAAAGGTTTGTGCTTTCAAGACATTCCCTGTATGGAAAAAGCAAGGGGTGTGATACTTTATCATGGCCAGAGGGAGGCACTGTAGGCCCATCAGAACACAGAACCCCAGCGCTGATAaggcaacatacagtacattaccaCAGGGTATGAGGACATGAGGTAAGTGGTACATACATGAGCAACCACACCCGTTTCATCCTCAGTTGCCCTAGATGAGACTAAAACAAAACTAGTAATATGATCTTTCTCGGGTCCTGGTGTATATTTTTTCTCGTATAAAACCATTAGCACAAGGGATATTCAAACTTATCATTGCAAAATCTATACATCCAAACAGCTCAaatcatatttcaaatatttccaACTTCAGGAGCTGGATTTTTAAGACAATACCAACAGCCTTGTCCAATTGTCCACCCTCTTGACTGACAGCCTTCCTAAAATGGTAGTACCTCTGAAAGTCTGAGAGGCCATGAGAACGGTTAAGAGGACAAGGCCATTGAGGCACAGTCAACATGAGCTCAAACTAAAAGGATTCCAAATACTACTTGACTCAGCTCTAATTTGTGGCAAAAACTATAGGAATAGTTCATGAAGTCTGTTTTCCTCCTTACTTTTCCCTTCATGGCTGTATCTTTTTAGTGGAAGACGTTTGATTGCAGGAGGGGCATTAAAGCCAACCCCTCACAAGCTCAAGTCAATAATGATGTGCTCAAAGATCTGTGTGTTTCCCTTAAAGCTAGAGGCAAAGATGAAGTCCCGACGGTCAGTGGAAACCACGGTGAAAGACCGTGGTGCCTGGATGTACACCTCCTTGAAGCGGTCAAAGAGTTTCTTGTCATCATCCCACAGGTAGATCTGTGAGAAGGTGTAATCACTTCCCAGTGCCAGGTAGTAACGTTCTTTGAAAACGAACGGCTGAAGAATCATGGAGCCTCTTGAAGGTAAGGCCTGAATCTCTGCAAACTGTTTGGCACCCCATCGTAGAACTTTGGAGTCACCAATATAGCGTGTCATAGCCAGGTAGAGTTCCTCCTTGATTCGGAAGTGCTTCACAGCTACTACATCCTCCATGTTGGGGATCTCGCCCTGCAAGACAAACTTCTGGTTGCTCCGGCTCCACTGGTAGATCACAGGCACCTGTGAGCGGCTTGCCAAGATAAGATGGGCCTTCCCATCCAAGTCCAAGAACTCTGCATCTGTGTCACGATACCACTCATGCAGCGACTGGTATGAATAAAAACCCTTATCATTCCATTTGTAGAGGGTGGACAGGCCTGCTTTTGAGCTGTCAGCAATCACAAAGAACCAGTCAGGGCCAATCTGGAATGCCTCAATGTCGTTGGGCTTGGAGATCTTGGACACCTCAATTTCCTGGAACTTGCTGAACCTGCTTTGATCCTCATCAAACTTGTAGATGTGGGAGCCACCAAAGAGTTGAGCTACAATGACAAATACCTGGTCCTGGATGACAAGTGACTTGCATCCCACAATGGACTGACCTGAAAGGCAGggaaatggaaataaatgggCCATAGACATGAGTCTAAAACTCAACCAGGGTATTATGAGACAGTTTGTCATTACACTGTCATACCTGTTATGTTATCATAAGTCCTGAAGTTCATTTCTATGTGGTCCCATTGGAAAACCATACAGCTTTCTGCACTGGGAGCAGCAATAGCCACATAGACATCATTTTTGTAGCTGAATGTGTCAACAGACAGAGACTCTGATGCCACGGACTGATGGAGGACGAAATCTGTGGAAAGGCATATTCTGAATTAATAGAGTTAGATACATTCAAAGGCTACACTTTTCCCTTTTCTTACTGCTTGCTGTAAGTCACAGGTAAGTTGGCTGATACTGATGCCACTTGGACTAGAGACAAGGCCAGCTGGCTCAGGTGTTTTTCACCTGTTGAGATACACTCATTGTGCAGGCTGGTCATATCATTGAGGCGCTTGTCCTTCAAGTCCTCAGGTCCAGCACACACGACATCTGACACTGTGGCATTGGTGTTCTTCAGCCACGTCATCAGCCATTTGGCACGGCAGTCACACTCAAAGGCATTGCCTCGCAGGTCCCTGTAGAGGATGAGTACTGTATGTCATTGCAAAAAATCAAAGCAGACAAGCTAAAAGCCATGTAAGAAGATATTTTATACATAATGCACTGCACTACAGATGAACATAGTTGGTGAGTTGGCAAAGTGAGATATTGAAAAAATAGAAGACATAAATTTCTAAATATGACTCAGGACAAATTCTTTTGGATTGTGAGGACAGTAAAGGACATTCCACTATTAACCCCAACACTTTTAACTGAGTGACAAACTTACAGCTCTATCAGTGAGTCCAGGTCAATGAAGAGGTCCCTGGGCAAGgctttgatgttgttgtttgcCAAAGAcctacacacaacagcattgGATCAATACAATCAGCAAATGTTACCCAGTAAGAGTGTAATTTTACTGCTagcaacagaaaaatattcTCATATGCTGTGTGGAAATGTGTGGATAACTGACATAAAAACCTGCGATGGAAATTCAATTTTTCAGTCTTACACCGTATCTCCATTAATGTTCAACACTATTACCCTTAATCCAAATAAAACACTATTTAGCACCACTTACAATGATCCAGTTGCTCTGtattaaaatcattttcagcaggtaaatattacaaaatatgtacatttttgttAGGgtataattttaaaattttggaaCATACAAATGAGTCAAGTCCCTGAGTCCTCTGAAGGCATATTTGGATGTAGTCTCTATCTTATTACTTTCAATGAACCTGTGGAAGATAACAACAAAACATAGTGGATTTAGTGATAAGTTTGGGGTAAGGCAGTTCGCTAAAATGCatagtaattaaaaaaatgcagaaagtcAGTGTGTATAAGAAATCATGTGTTTGTGATATTTCATCACTTTTGTCACATGCATAATGTTGCATGCGGCTAATCATATTTTGCTTCTCAagagacatgaaaaacaacaatgaaagtCAGCATTTAAtacatatattgtattttgaGCCAAATCTCCGCCAAAAGCACCTGTTTCTGTGAAGGGGGAGGGAAAATGATCAAGTCACCTCCTTGTAGTGACATTGCATCCTCAGAAAGAGGACTAAAATGATCCATTTAgaatttttttgaaaatgatacTAAATATTCTGGTGACATTTGTGCATACTTATGGTCATAAACAAGTTAATACATATCATGCCAAATAAGATTTTTGTACCAATAcagcatatttatattttcttgaACCGCAATGAAACTGCTGCTACACACATTTCAATAAGTTCAATAATATTTGGTGTTATGGTTAGgttgaaatattttgatttaaatttgtTATTTACAAAGTTTGATTAGGACTTCAGTCACAAAAATGGTCGaatgaagttgacattttcaaTGAATAGATGACACTTAATTTGATTCATCCTCTTTTGTTCAAATTACTATTATCAGGCTTGGTGATTATACAGAATACAAAAAGACCATAATGCCACAAACAATACTGATACAAATTTGTAATCAttttttagaaaatgtgttttagatATGTGACTTAAGATTCTGGTACAAATTGTACCACTGGAGGGCATACAGTCTGGACTTCCCTACCCCTTTCACTTTAGAAAAGACCATCATCCAACCACATCCAACCACATAACCCCATGTCCATAATAACATTCCCAGAGGACTGTTATGTTAGTGCTAGCTAAAGTTTATTAAATTAATAGAGCAAACACAACACACGTGTTATTACACTAATTCACTGAATGTCTTTGTCCTACCttgatgaaaacaataaaataacttaC
Encoded proteins:
- the lgi2a gene encoding leucine-rich repeat LGI family member 2a isoform X2 codes for the protein MKKAFRCPSTCSCSKESIICVGSSYVPRISPNDINSLSIVNGTFSEVKEAMFSHMSSLQLLLLNSNSLTTIRDDAFSGLPHLEYLFIESNKIETTSKYAFRGLRDLTHLSLANNNIKALPRDLFIDLDSLIELDLRGNAFECDCRAKWLMTWLKNTNATVSDVVCAGPEDLKDKRLNDMTSLHNECISTDFVLHQSVASESLSVDTFSYKNDVYVAIAAPSAESCMVFQWDHIEMNFRTYDNITGQSIVGCKSLVIQDQVFVIVAQLFGGSHIYKFDEDQSRFSKFQEIEVSKISKPNDIEAFQIGPDWFFVIADSSKAGLSTLYKWNDKGFYSYQSLHEWYRDTDAEFLDLDGKAHLILASRSQVPVIYQWSRSNQKFVLQGEIPNMEDVVAVKHFRIKEELYLAMTRYIGDSKVLRWGAKQFAEIQALPSRGSMILQPFVFKERYYLALGSDYTFSQIYLWDDDKKLFDRFKEVYIQAPRSFTVVSTDRRDFIFASSFKGNTQIFEHIIIDLSL
- the lgi2a gene encoding leucine-rich repeat LGI family member 2a isoform X1 encodes the protein MVQGVNARCHLPRSVLSANLTHASPARKMLPTLKIWALFSVSLCCLSQPGHMKKAFRCPSTCSCSKESIICVGSSYVPRISPNDINSLSIVNGTFSEVKEAMFSHMSSLQLLLLNSNSLTTIRDDAFSGLPHLEYLFIESNKIETTSKYAFRGLRDLTHLSLANNNIKALPRDLFIDLDSLIELDLRGNAFECDCRAKWLMTWLKNTNATVSDVVCAGPEDLKDKRLNDMTSLHNECISTDFVLHQSVASESLSVDTFSYKNDVYVAIAAPSAESCMVFQWDHIEMNFRTYDNITGQSIVGCKSLVIQDQVFVIVAQLFGGSHIYKFDEDQSRFSKFQEIEVSKISKPNDIEAFQIGPDWFFVIADSSKAGLSTLYKWNDKGFYSYQSLHEWYRDTDAEFLDLDGKAHLILASRSQVPVIYQWSRSNQKFVLQGEIPNMEDVVAVKHFRIKEELYLAMTRYIGDSKVLRWGAKQFAEIQALPSRGSMILQPFVFKERYYLALGSDYTFSQIYLWDDDKKLFDRFKEVYIQAPRSFTVVSTDRRDFIFASSFKGNTQIFEHIIIDLSL